The genome window CCAGGAATACATGCCAGCATAATGGCGTCAAAATGAAGGGCGGTCTTAGTAATGAGTGAAGTTTCAGGTTGCTCCGGAAGAATGGACTCTGCTACAACTACCTTTCCACCATCCACGAGTGCTTCATAACAGTTTCTCAACAGCCTCAAACACTGATCATCGTTCCAATTATGACATATCCACTACAAAGATCGCAGTCATAATTAAGAAGATAAACTGAAGGATAAATTAACATAACTAGCAAAAATGTCAATATTGTATACACATAACCAACCTTCAAGAATATGGCATCTCCCTTGGGCACACTAATAAACATGTCCCCTCCAACATGTTCCACACCTACACATGCACAGTGAACTCAATAGAAATGTATTCTATGTGTAGGATGCACAATATAATTGAACCTTCTTTTAGTAATTTTATGCAAATTTTGTTACCATTATTATGAGATGAAGCATCTTTAACAACGTGGGGAAGATCGAAATTGATCCCTTTAATAGTAGGATACTTGGAAATGATTGCATCAAGTGAAGCCCCAATACCACCACCGACGTCTACTATTGACGTGAGACCTTCAAAACCAGTGTAATTTTCAAGGATCTTATTGATGATAATGGTAGAATGATCTTTCATAGCTTGGTTAAAGACCATGTTGAAGCGAGGGTCTGTGCCACTATAATCGTATATGTTCATTCCAAAGGCCTTGTTAAATGGAAGTCCGCCACCAAGAACGGCATCTTTCAAATggcacctatatatatataaagactaACCATCATGTTAAATGTGACATTGCAAGATTATCTAGTTTAGCCATATAGAACAGGAGAGAATACATTACCAGCTCTCCATTATAATCTTATCATAGTTTAAGAGTGAAAGAGGTGCCAGAGAGACACCATCTTCATTTCTTGTAAAATATTTGCAGACTGGCATTAAGCCATAGGTCCGCGCTATAAGACCACTAGGTAGCTCAGTAACCTTACATTTGAGAACCAAGTAGCTGGCCAGGACTCTGAGGATGCGGTCCAGCATAAGTGGTGCATCCGGGTTTGACGTTGGGAGCCTAGAGGCTAACTCATTGGGAGTAACATAGGCAGCCGGGCCAGCTTTAGCAATGAGCTCGAAAAGGTTGAGCTCAATGGCTGATTTCAGAACCATGGGAAGTACAGAAGCAGTTGCTAGTTGTATTGCAAACAAACaagtttcttcttcttcagatagAGTAGTACTAATAATATGAGCCATTGAATTCACAGGGAAGTTGTGATTGAGGGGTAATCTATATGTAGTGTGCTATAAATgacttttttttgacaatt of Daucus carota subsp. sativus chromosome 3, DH1 v3.0, whole genome shotgun sequence contains these proteins:
- the LOC108213412 gene encoding caffeic acid 3-O-methyltransferase-like encodes the protein MAHIISTTLSEEEETCLFAIQLATASVLPMVLKSAIELNLFELIAKAGPAAYVTPNELASRLPTSNPDAPLMLDRILRVLASYLVLKCKVTELPSGLIARTYGLMPVCKYFTRNEDGVSLAPLSLLNYDKIIMESWCHLKDAVLGGGLPFNKAFGMNIYDYSGTDPRFNMVFNQAMKDHSTIIINKILENYTGFEGLTSIVDVGGGIGASLDAIISKYPTIKGINFDLPHVVKDASSHNNGVEHVGGDMFISVPKGDAIFLKWICHNWNDDQCLRLLRNCYEALVDGGKVVVAESILPEQPETSLITKTALHFDAIMLACIPGGRERTEEEFEALAKRAGFKHFNKLCCAFNIWIMEFCK